Proteins encoded together in one Raphanus sativus cultivar WK10039 unplaced genomic scaffold, ASM80110v3 Scaffold1678, whole genome shotgun sequence window:
- the LOC108823032 gene encoding tubby-like F-box protein 10 isoform X1: MSFRSIVQDLRDGLGSLSRRSFDFRLHHKGKSQGSCEYSSSRDLLPPLIVQTSRWANLPPELLLDVIKRLEESESTWPARKHVVACASVCRSWRAMCQEIVMSPEICGKLTFPVSLKQPGPRDAMVQCFIKRDKSKLTFHLFLCLSPALLVENGKFLLSAKRTRRTTRTEYIISMDADNISRSSNSYLGKLRSNFLGTKFLVYDTQPPQNTSSSSSSSSALITDQKSSRSRFHSKRVSPKLPSGSYNIAQITYELNVLGTRGPRRMHCIMNSIPTSSLEPGGSVPNQPEKLLPPPPRRSLDESFRSNISFSKSSLDHRSIDFSSSRFSDIGGGVSCEEEREEETSFRPLVLKNKQPRWHEQLQCWCLNFRGRVTVASVKNFQLVAVRQPPQTQGTGGGGVAPAPGAHGEQQDKVILQFGKVGKDMFTMDYRYPLSAFQAFAICLSSFDTKLACE, from the exons ATGTCGTTTAGGAGCATTGTTCAAGATTTGAGAGATGGGCTTGGGAGCTTGTCGAGGAGGAGTTTCGACTTCAGGCTTCATCACAAAGGGAAATCTCAGGGCTCTTGTGAGTATTCGTCTTCACGTGACCTGTTGCCACCTTTGATAGTTCAGACAAGCAGATGGGCGAATCTTCCTCCTGAGCTGCTCTTGGATGTGATCAAAAGATTAGAGGAGAGTGAGAGTACTTGGCCTGCAAGGAAACATGTCGTGGCTTGTGCTTCTGTTTGTCGGTCCTGGAGAGCAATGTGCCAAGAGATCGTCATGTCTCCTGAAATCTGTGGGAAGCTCACTTTTCCAGTTTCCCTCAAACAG CCAGGGCCTCGCGACGCGATGGTCCAGTGTTTCATCAAGAGGGATAAATCAAAGCTAACTTTTCATCTCTTTCTTTGTTTAAGTCCTG CTCTACTTGTGGAGAATGGGAAGTTTCTTCTTTCAGCCAAAAGAACTCGTAGAACTACTCGGACCGAGTACATCATCTCCATGGATGCTGATAACATCTCAAGATCTAGCAACTCTTACCTCGGGAAGCTCAG atcaAACTTTCTTGGAACAAAGTTCTTGGTGTACGACACACAACCACCACAAAacacatcatcatcttcttcttcttcaagcgCACTCATCACCGACCAAAAAAGCAGCCGAAGTAGATTCCACTCTAAAAGAGTTTCTCCAAAACTCCCATCGGGAAGCTACAACATCGCTCAAATCACCTACGAGCTCAACGTGTTAGGCACGCGCGGGCCACGGAGAATGCACTGCATCATGAACTCCATCCCAACCTCATCTCTCGAACCGGGCGGCTCTGTCCCAAACCAGCCCGAGAAGCTCCTCCCGCCGCCGCCACGGCGCTCTCTCGACGAGTCGTTCCGCAGCAACATCTCCTTCTCCAAGTCATCGCTAGACCACCGCTCCATAGACTTCAGCAGCTCTAGATTCTCTGATATCGGAGGAGGAGTGTCGTGCGAGGAAGAGCGAGAAGAAGAGACGAGTTTCAGACCGTTGGTTCTGAAGAACAAGCAGCCGAGGTGGCACGAGCAGCTGCAGTGCTGGTGTTTGAATTTCCGTGGACGCGTGACGGTCGCGTCCGTTAAGAACTTCCAGCTTGTGGCTGTGAGACAGCCGCCTCAGACGCAGGGGACAGGTGGCGGCGGCGTTGCACCAGCGCCGGGGGCTCACGGAGAGCAACAAGACAAGGTGATTCTGCAGTTTGGTAAAGTGGGGAAAGATATGTTCACGATGGATTATAGGTATCCGTTGTCTGCGTTTCAGGCGTTTGCGATTTGCTTGAGCAGCTTTGACACCAAGCTCGCTTGTGAATAA
- the LOC130504574 gene encoding RHOMBOID-like protein 10, chloroplastic isoform X1: MVPLSLSQHNLWPPETGSTAFRGFATAASIHACDHLRRHLRLGFHIRSSLQKLQQVSDAARTELSRRVVLFNGASFLRSRNDDSRSSLLSLCFFSGGGESRIDPRGEEGSSSSSSNQETSKRNTSSGRRWTNVLLAVNVIMYIAQVASNGRVLTWGAKVNSLIDRGQLWRLATSSVLHANPMHLMINCYSLNSIGPTAESLGGPKRFLAVYLTSAVASSAMSYWLNKAPSVGASGAIFGLVGSVAVFVMRHKQMVRGGNEDLMQIAQVIALNMTLGLVSRGIDNWGHIGGLLGGTAMAWLVGPQWKYEYTTRDGRRVFVDRAPIPLLLRWRNERGRS, translated from the exons ATGGTACCTTTGTCATTATCTCAACATAATCTCTGGCCGCCGGAAACTGGGTCTACGGCGTTTAGAGGCTTCGCAACCGCCGCATCCATACACGCCTGCGACCATCTTCGCCGTCACCTCCGCCTTGGCTTCCATATTCGCTCTTCCCTTCAG AAACTACAGCAAGTCTCTGATGCTGCACGAACGGAGTTGTCAAGAAGAGTCGTTCTATTCAATGGGGCTAGCTTCCTCCGGTCTAGAAATGATGATTCCAGATCTTCCTTGTTATCTCTATGTTTCTTTAGCGGAGGAGGAGAGAGTAGGATAGATCCTAGAGGTGAGgaaggatcatcatcatcatcatcgaaCCAGGAGACTTCCAAGAGAAACACAAGCAGTGGACGGAGGTGGACTAATGTCCTCCTTGCCGTTAACGTTAT AATGTATATTGCACAAGTTGCATCCAATGGCAGAGTGTTGACATGGGGAGCCAAG GTGAACAGCTTAATTGATAGAGGTCAGCTATGGAGACTGGCTACGTCTTCTGTTCTTCATGCCAATCCTATGCATCTCATG ATTAATTGCTATTCTTTGAATTCCATTGGACCAACTGCTGAGAGTTTAGGTGGCCCAAAGAGATTCCTTGCAGTCTACTTGACATCTGCAGTTGCAA GTTCAGCTATGAGTTACTGGCTCAACAAAGCGCCATCAGTTGGTGCGTCCGGTGCGATTTTCGGATTG GTCGGCTCGGTAGCTGTGTTTGTCATGAGACACAAGCAAATGGTCAGAGGTGGCAATGAAGATCTGATGCAGATAGCTCAAGTCATTGCCTTAAACATG ACATTGGGTCTAGTGTCCAGAGGCATAGATAACTGGGGACAT ATTGGTGGCTTACTTGGTGGGACTGCAATGGCATGGCTTGTAGGACCGCAGTGGAAGTATGAGTATACAACAAGAGATGGTCGGAGGGTCTTCGTAGACAGAGCTCCAATACCGCTCCTTTTGCGGTGGAGAAATGAACGGGGACGAAGCTGA
- the LOC108823032 gene encoding tubby-like F-box protein 10 isoform X2, giving the protein MVQCFIKRDKSKLTFHLFLCLSPALLVENGKFLLSAKRTRRTTRTEYIISMDADNISRSSNSYLGKLRSNFLGTKFLVYDTQPPQNTSSSSSSSSALITDQKSSRSRFHSKRVSPKLPSGSYNIAQITYELNVLGTRGPRRMHCIMNSIPTSSLEPGGSVPNQPEKLLPPPPRRSLDESFRSNISFSKSSLDHRSIDFSSSRFSDIGGGVSCEEEREEETSFRPLVLKNKQPRWHEQLQCWCLNFRGRVTVASVKNFQLVAVRQPPQTQGTGGGGVAPAPGAHGEQQDKVILQFGKVGKDMFTMDYRYPLSAFQAFAICLSSFDTKLACE; this is encoded by the exons ATGGTCCAGTGTTTCATCAAGAGGGATAAATCAAAGCTAACTTTTCATCTCTTTCTTTGTTTAAGTCCTG CTCTACTTGTGGAGAATGGGAAGTTTCTTCTTTCAGCCAAAAGAACTCGTAGAACTACTCGGACCGAGTACATCATCTCCATGGATGCTGATAACATCTCAAGATCTAGCAACTCTTACCTCGGGAAGCTCAG atcaAACTTTCTTGGAACAAAGTTCTTGGTGTACGACACACAACCACCACAAAacacatcatcatcttcttcttcttcaagcgCACTCATCACCGACCAAAAAAGCAGCCGAAGTAGATTCCACTCTAAAAGAGTTTCTCCAAAACTCCCATCGGGAAGCTACAACATCGCTCAAATCACCTACGAGCTCAACGTGTTAGGCACGCGCGGGCCACGGAGAATGCACTGCATCATGAACTCCATCCCAACCTCATCTCTCGAACCGGGCGGCTCTGTCCCAAACCAGCCCGAGAAGCTCCTCCCGCCGCCGCCACGGCGCTCTCTCGACGAGTCGTTCCGCAGCAACATCTCCTTCTCCAAGTCATCGCTAGACCACCGCTCCATAGACTTCAGCAGCTCTAGATTCTCTGATATCGGAGGAGGAGTGTCGTGCGAGGAAGAGCGAGAAGAAGAGACGAGTTTCAGACCGTTGGTTCTGAAGAACAAGCAGCCGAGGTGGCACGAGCAGCTGCAGTGCTGGTGTTTGAATTTCCGTGGACGCGTGACGGTCGCGTCCGTTAAGAACTTCCAGCTTGTGGCTGTGAGACAGCCGCCTCAGACGCAGGGGACAGGTGGCGGCGGCGTTGCACCAGCGCCGGGGGCTCACGGAGAGCAACAAGACAAGGTGATTCTGCAGTTTGGTAAAGTGGGGAAAGATATGTTCACGATGGATTATAGGTATCCGTTGTCTGCGTTTCAGGCGTTTGCGATTTGCTTGAGCAGCTTTGACACCAAGCTCGCTTGTGAATAA
- the LOC130504574 gene encoding RHOMBOID-like protein 10, chloroplastic isoform X2, protein MVPLSLSQHNLWPPETGSTAFRGFATAASIHACDHLRRHLRLGFHIRSSLQKLQQVSDAARTELSRRVVLFNGASFLRSRNDDSRSSLLSLCFFSGGGESRIDPRGEEGSSSSSSNQETSKRNTSSGRRMYIAQVASNGRVLTWGAKVNSLIDRGQLWRLATSSVLHANPMHLMINCYSLNSIGPTAESLGGPKRFLAVYLTSAVASSAMSYWLNKAPSVGASGAIFGLVGSVAVFVMRHKQMVRGGNEDLMQIAQVIALNMTLGLVSRGIDNWGHIGGLLGGTAMAWLVGPQWKYEYTTRDGRRVFVDRAPIPLLLRWRNERGRS, encoded by the exons ATGGTACCTTTGTCATTATCTCAACATAATCTCTGGCCGCCGGAAACTGGGTCTACGGCGTTTAGAGGCTTCGCAACCGCCGCATCCATACACGCCTGCGACCATCTTCGCCGTCACCTCCGCCTTGGCTTCCATATTCGCTCTTCCCTTCAG AAACTACAGCAAGTCTCTGATGCTGCACGAACGGAGTTGTCAAGAAGAGTCGTTCTATTCAATGGGGCTAGCTTCCTCCGGTCTAGAAATGATGATTCCAGATCTTCCTTGTTATCTCTATGTTTCTTTAGCGGAGGAGGAGAGAGTAGGATAGATCCTAGAGGTGAGgaaggatcatcatcatcatcatcgaaCCAGGAGACTTCCAAGAGAAACACAAGCAGTGGACGGAG AATGTATATTGCACAAGTTGCATCCAATGGCAGAGTGTTGACATGGGGAGCCAAG GTGAACAGCTTAATTGATAGAGGTCAGCTATGGAGACTGGCTACGTCTTCTGTTCTTCATGCCAATCCTATGCATCTCATG ATTAATTGCTATTCTTTGAATTCCATTGGACCAACTGCTGAGAGTTTAGGTGGCCCAAAGAGATTCCTTGCAGTCTACTTGACATCTGCAGTTGCAA GTTCAGCTATGAGTTACTGGCTCAACAAAGCGCCATCAGTTGGTGCGTCCGGTGCGATTTTCGGATTG GTCGGCTCGGTAGCTGTGTTTGTCATGAGACACAAGCAAATGGTCAGAGGTGGCAATGAAGATCTGATGCAGATAGCTCAAGTCATTGCCTTAAACATG ACATTGGGTCTAGTGTCCAGAGGCATAGATAACTGGGGACAT ATTGGTGGCTTACTTGGTGGGACTGCAATGGCATGGCTTGTAGGACCGCAGTGGAAGTATGAGTATACAACAAGAGATGGTCGGAGGGTCTTCGTAGACAGAGCTCCAATACCGCTCCTTTTGCGGTGGAGAAATGAACGGGGACGAAGCTGA